In one Synechococcales cyanobacterium T60_A2020_003 genomic region, the following are encoded:
- a CDS encoding SRPBCC domain-containing protein, translating into MPSLSTEITIRAARSQVWQALIHKERWLYWNTFLFDRDPARPLSAGNHVMLSVRRTEDDDEIEFQSYITVVQPNACLQWLSTAPGFKSQHSFELQDVDVDVTRYRHQERFSGAMSSLLLPFIRRDELQGLRRMAHELKNYVEYPQRRRG; encoded by the coding sequence ATGCCAAGCCTCTCTACTGAAATTACGATTCGTGCGGCGCGATCGCAGGTGTGGCAAGCGCTGATCCACAAAGAGCGCTGGCTATATTGGAACACGTTTCTCTTTGACCGAGATCCGGCTCGTCCCTTGAGTGCAGGCAATCACGTCATGCTGTCGGTGCGGCGTACCGAAGACGATGACGAAATTGAGTTTCAATCCTACATCACCGTTGTTCAACCGAATGCCTGCTTGCAGTGGTTGTCTACGGCACCAGGGTTTAAGAGTCAGCACAGTTTTGAACTCCAGGATGTTGATGTCGATGTAACGCGCTATCGTCATCAAGAGCGCTTTTCGGGCGCAATGTCATCGCTACTGCTTCCCTTTATTCGCCGCGATGAACTGCAAGGACTGCGACGAATGGCTCATGAGTTAAAAAATTATGTTGAGTATCCTCAACGTCGCAGGGGTTGA